A single genomic interval of Nocardia bhagyanarayanae harbors:
- a CDS encoding TetR/AcrR family transcriptional regulator — protein sequence MTEQGLRARKKQQTRENISHQATLLFLERGFDKVTIADVAAAADVAKMTVTNYFPRKEDLALDLGEVFVDQLARTVREREAGQSALAALRRAYRTAAAERDPVVGFSGPEFARMIAESPALLARLREFHEEREAALARALAAETAAAQDDIAPRVAAAQLGGVHRVLFEETMRRTLAGESNDQIAAALTGYIQVAFDALEPSLGDYAVRAE from the coding sequence ATGACCGAACAGGGACTTCGTGCGCGCAAGAAGCAGCAGACGCGCGAGAACATCTCCCACCAGGCGACGCTGCTGTTCCTGGAGCGCGGATTCGACAAGGTGACGATCGCCGACGTCGCGGCCGCGGCCGACGTCGCCAAGATGACGGTGACCAACTACTTCCCGCGCAAGGAAGACCTCGCCCTCGATCTCGGCGAGGTCTTCGTCGACCAGCTCGCTCGGACCGTGCGCGAGCGCGAGGCGGGCCAGTCCGCGCTGGCCGCACTGCGACGCGCCTATCGCACCGCGGCCGCCGAGCGGGATCCGGTGGTCGGCTTCTCCGGTCCCGAGTTCGCCAGGATGATCGCCGAGAGCCCCGCGCTGCTCGCGCGCTTGCGCGAGTTCCACGAGGAAAGGGAGGCGGCGCTTGCCCGCGCGCTGGCCGCGGAAACCGCTGCCGCACAAGACGATATCGCGCCGCGAGTGGCCGCCGCCCAGCTCGGCGGCGTGCACCGGGTGCTGTTCGAGGAGACCATGAGACGCACCCTCGCGGGCGAATCGAACGACCAGATCGCCGCGGCGCTGACCGGGTACATCCAAGTGGCCTTCGACGCGCTGGAACCGAGCTTGGGCGACTACGCCGTGCGCGCCGAATAA
- a CDS encoding transcriptional regulator, with translation MSASPRRSAHNRPALIVLVVVAALACLALGWWQWERFESSSGTGQNLGYALQWPLFAGFAVFAYFRFVRLETEAEEQHTPSAAPQRTETVRKAAPREIPAGILPERPKAARDDDPVLAEYNRYLASLNSKELDDQVREAGLDTRDTERSAG, from the coding sequence GTGTCCGCTTCTCCCCGCCGCTCGGCACACAATCGCCCGGCCCTGATCGTGCTGGTGGTCGTGGCCGCCCTCGCCTGCCTGGCGCTCGGCTGGTGGCAGTGGGAACGATTCGAGTCCTCCAGCGGAACCGGCCAGAACCTCGGATACGCGCTGCAGTGGCCCCTGTTCGCGGGTTTCGCGGTGTTCGCCTACTTCCGGTTCGTGCGACTGGAGACCGAGGCCGAGGAGCAGCACACGCCGAGCGCCGCGCCGCAGCGGACGGAGACCGTGCGGAAGGCCGCGCCCCGGGAGATTCCGGCAGGCATCCTGCCGGAGCGTCCGAAGGCCGCGCGCGACGACGACCCGGTGCTCGCCGAATACAACAGGTACCTGGCGTCGCTGAACTCCAAGGAGCTCGACGACCAGGTTCGCGAGGCGGGCTTGGACACCCGCGATACCGAGAGGAGCGCCGGTTGA
- a CDS encoding sigma-70 family RNA polymerase sigma factor, producing the protein MPHSATATLTEDPVRDYLRHIGRTPLLTSGEEVALAVRIEAGVLAQQRLDESADAGIELTPAERRELRRAAADGLCAKDHMIRANLRLVVSIAKRYPTPTGMSLLDLVQEGTFGLIRAVEKFDHRLGLKLSTYATWWIRQSIGRALADQGRTIRIPVHVVEVLNRINRTRRTLAQRLGREATAAEVAAELEMPVAQVEEVLRHGREPMSLHTPVGDGETEFGGLIPDDAPDPADVVAANMLRGRLDTVLATLTDREREVILLRFGLDRGEGRTLEQVGTALGVSRERVRQLEAKAMGKLRQPTRARRLEGLLT; encoded by the coding sequence GTGCCCCACTCCGCCACCGCCACCCTCACCGAAGACCCGGTGCGGGACTACCTGCGCCACATCGGTCGCACCCCGCTGCTCACCTCCGGCGAGGAGGTTGCCCTCGCCGTCCGCATCGAGGCGGGCGTGCTCGCGCAGCAGCGTCTCGACGAAAGCGCCGACGCCGGAATCGAACTCACGCCCGCCGAGCGCCGCGAGCTGCGCCGCGCCGCCGCCGACGGGCTCTGCGCCAAGGACCACATGATCCGGGCCAACCTGCGCCTGGTGGTCTCGATCGCCAAGCGCTATCCGACGCCGACCGGGATGTCCCTGCTGGACCTGGTGCAGGAGGGCACCTTCGGCCTGATCCGCGCGGTGGAGAAATTCGATCACCGGCTCGGCCTGAAGCTGTCCACCTACGCCACCTGGTGGATTCGCCAGTCCATCGGCCGCGCACTCGCCGATCAGGGCCGCACCATTCGCATTCCGGTGCACGTCGTCGAGGTGCTCAACCGGATCAACCGCACCCGGCGCACGCTCGCCCAGCGACTTGGCCGCGAGGCCACCGCGGCGGAGGTGGCCGCGGAGCTGGAGATGCCGGTCGCCCAGGTCGAGGAGGTGCTTCGGCACGGGCGCGAGCCGATGTCGCTGCACACCCCGGTCGGCGACGGGGAGACCGAGTTCGGCGGGCTGATCCCCGACGACGCCCCCGACCCGGCCGACGTGGTCGCGGCGAACATGCTGCGCGGCAGGCTGGACACGGTGCTCGCCACGCTCACCGACCGGGAACGGGAAGTGATCCTGCTTCGCTTCGGATTGGACCGCGGCGAGGGCCGCACGCTCGAGCAGGTGGGCACCGCGCTCGGCGTCTCCCGCGAGCGGGTCCGTCAGCTCGAGGCGAAGGCGATGGGCAAGCTGCGTCAGCCCACGCGCGCGCGTCGCCTGGAGGGCCTGCTCACGTGA
- a CDS encoding oxidoreductase gives MAWKPTELPDQTGRTFVITGANGGLGAETTKVLAAKGATVVMACRNAAKAEEVAAAIPGDVRVAALDLADLSSVRAFAERSDEFDVLVNNAGLMNIPFSRTADGFETQFGVNHLGHFALTGLLLDRIRDRVVTLASIAHKQTPKLWIDDLNYENRRYQRNLAYAQAKLANLMFARELQRRLAESGSKKRSYAVHPGVSATDLFARTETPLDRVSKPFIRLIGHAPAKAAHSTLFAAGMPDPDPDIYWGPTRLFGSQGPVQPSPSSKLSKNPELQRRLWTESERMTGVTYKF, from the coding sequence ATGGCGTGGAAACCTACCGAACTCCCGGACCAGACCGGGCGCACTTTTGTCATCACCGGCGCGAACGGCGGCCTCGGCGCGGAGACCACCAAGGTGCTGGCCGCCAAAGGCGCGACCGTCGTGATGGCCTGCCGCAATGCCGCTAAAGCCGAGGAGGTGGCCGCCGCGATCCCCGGTGACGTCCGGGTCGCCGCGCTCGATCTCGCCGACCTGTCCTCGGTGCGCGCGTTCGCCGAGCGGTCCGACGAGTTCGACGTGCTCGTGAACAACGCGGGCCTGATGAACATCCCGTTCTCCCGGACCGCGGACGGCTTCGAGACCCAGTTCGGCGTCAACCATCTCGGTCACTTCGCGCTGACCGGCCTGTTGCTCGATCGCATCCGGGACCGGGTGGTCACGCTCGCGAGCATCGCGCACAAGCAGACACCGAAACTGTGGATCGACGACCTCAACTACGAGAACCGCCGCTACCAGCGCAATCTCGCGTACGCGCAAGCAAAGCTGGCGAACCTGATGTTCGCGCGGGAGTTGCAGCGCCGCCTCGCCGAGTCCGGCTCGAAGAAGCGCTCGTACGCGGTGCACCCGGGTGTCTCGGCCACCGACCTGTTCGCCAGGACGGAGACGCCGCTCGACCGGGTCAGCAAGCCGTTCATCCGCCTGATCGGGCACGCGCCCGCCAAGGCCGCCCACTCGACACTGTTCGCCGCCGGGATGCCTGACCCCGATCCCGACATCTACTGGGGTCCGACCCGGTTGTTCGGCAGCCAGGGACCGGTCCAGCCCTCGCCGTCTTCCAAGCTGTCGAAGAACCCCGAATTGCAGCGCCGGCTCTGGACGGAATCCGAGCGGATGACCGGGGTCACGTACAAGTTCTGA
- a CDS encoding TetR/AcrR family transcriptional regulator: MTTTVGRQYGGRAVAERKAERRLRFLEAATRLFAERGYTECSLADVCAAAGLSKRQFYEEFETREDVLAAAYDRIQDDAVAAVGGALATLDPRWDPRAALTAVLTAYLGSLGADPYRAKVAFIEVVGVSDRMERHRRERRHAWAAVLESAVVPRVAPGGHIRGGPGLAASALIGAINGLTHEWLLCDPRPPVSALVELLVPVAIALIESP, from the coding sequence GTGACGACCACGGTGGGGAGGCAATACGGCGGGCGCGCCGTCGCCGAGCGCAAGGCCGAACGGCGGCTGCGGTTCCTGGAGGCGGCGACGCGCCTCTTCGCCGAACGCGGGTACACGGAATGCTCGCTCGCCGACGTGTGCGCCGCCGCCGGGCTCTCCAAGCGGCAGTTCTACGAAGAGTTCGAGACCAGGGAGGACGTGCTCGCCGCGGCCTACGACCGCATCCAGGACGACGCCGTCGCCGCCGTGGGCGGCGCACTGGCGACCCTCGACCCTCGGTGGGACCCGCGCGCCGCGCTGACCGCCGTGCTCACGGCCTACCTCGGCTCGCTCGGCGCCGACCCGTACCGCGCCAAGGTGGCCTTCATCGAAGTGGTCGGGGTCAGCGATCGGATGGAGCGGCACCGGCGCGAACGCAGGCACGCCTGGGCCGCCGTGCTCGAATCGGCCGTGGTGCCGCGCGTCGCGCCCGGCGGCCACATCCGCGGTGGTCCCGGTCTAGCGGCGAGCGCGCTGATCGGCGCGATCAACGGACTCACCCACGAGTGGCTGCTCTGCGATCCGCGGCCGCCGGTGTCGGCTCTCGTCGAGCTGCTGGTTCCGGTGGCGATCGCGTTGATCGAAAGCCCGTGA